One Brachyspira suanatina DNA segment encodes these proteins:
- the treR gene encoding trehalose operon repressor has product MASKYEEIYNSLLDKIRFGYYKKGDILPSEYDLMKEYDASRDTIRKSLQLLSNNGCIQKHKGKGSIVINSNIYNFEFGGIFSFKEVASKMYGKVETIVHRCECIKPDALVKKALKLNDDDKVWAIERIRNIDGENIILDIDFINASIIPFIDENILKDSLYEHIEKNLQLKISYAEREISCEKINNNDKKLLDLKDYDMVINVESRTFLSDTRVFQLTSARHRPDKFKFRDFARR; this is encoded by the coding sequence ATGGCATCAAAGTACGAAGAAATTTATAATAGTTTGCTCGATAAAATAAGATTTGGATACTATAAAAAAGGCGATATACTTCCAAGCGAATATGATTTGATGAAGGAATATGATGCTTCAAGGGACACTATAAGAAAGTCATTGCAGCTTTTATCTAATAATGGATGCATTCAAAAACATAAAGGAAAAGGTTCTATAGTTATCAATTCAAATATATATAATTTTGAATTTGGGGGAATATTCAGTTTTAAAGAAGTTGCATCAAAAATGTATGGTAAAGTAGAAACTATAGTGCATAGATGTGAATGCATAAAACCTGATGCATTAGTAAAAAAAGCATTGAAACTAAATGATGATGATAAAGTATGGGCTATAGAGAGAATAAGAAATATAGACGGAGAAAATATTATACTTGATATAGACTTTATCAATGCATCTATTATACCGTTTATAGATGAAAATATTTTAAAAGACTCTTTATATGAACATATAGAAAAAAATCTTCAGTTAAAAATATCTTATGCTGAAAGAGAAATATCATGTGAAAAAATAAATAATAATGATAAAAAGCTTTTAGATTTAAAAGATTATGATATGGTTATAAATGTAGAATCTAGGACTTTTTTATCAGATACTAGAGTTTTTCAGCTCACATCTGCAAGACATAGACCAGATAAATTTAAATTCAGAGATTTTGCAAGAAGATAG
- a CDS encoding TolC family protein: MFRKLIYIIVLHSVLFNFFIFAQTNETAILPYTQYMERIKALIPEMKLTASQESNAANNLTKAKSSGDVKFDLQAGAIGMQSHFDEYNFIPTSDFNYNGFRIGAGFSGLVPYSGTRWSVEIKHDSFFGDFNTGDISLPVDTPFGTINGKLPNLSTNNFKYYYPSIKIQIAQPILRDFFGKLDRYPIKDAEYQLTIAKLKRIIDDNSVLTSYQKIYYQWIMARKLIALYDEMIREARTFENQVYKRYTSGVIDNDSYQNAKRQTLKYIEAKDKSELMLKKIIRNIQFFIPEENIIPNEDDWTQTLDTSINAKIDIVPFLESAQGQMAYQLKLRSEYALSIMKNNALPDLSIVGSVSLSSLDDSGYFKSFSSMTNVDYFVGLMFSYPIGGRDAKAKMEDAYAALNAVTADFDRVNRDFDVQIGTYYDEFEAYKKMLENKKLEVNAIVSRIRTQNTKFRQGRLPIDEIINARLDLAQARAELLNLEYMIISTVMDYNSLVLLSN, from the coding sequence GTGTTTAGGAAATTGATATATATTATTGTTTTGCATTCTGTTCTTTTTAATTTTTTTATTTTCGCACAAACTAATGAAACTGCTATATTACCTTATACTCAATATATGGAAAGAATAAAAGCACTAATACCAGAGATGAAATTAACTGCATCTCAGGAAAGTAATGCAGCAAATAATTTAACAAAGGCTAAAAGTTCAGGAGATGTTAAATTTGATTTGCAGGCTGGTGCTATAGGAATGCAAAGTCATTTTGATGAATACAATTTTATTCCTACATCAGATTTTAATTATAATGGTTTTAGAATAGGTGCAGGATTCAGCGGACTTGTACCATACTCTGGAACTAGATGGTCTGTAGAAATAAAGCATGATAGTTTTTTTGGAGACTTTAATACGGGAGATATTTCTTTACCAGTTGATACTCCTTTTGGCACAATAAATGGAAAACTTCCAAATTTAAGTACTAATAATTTTAAATACTATTATCCAAGCATTAAAATACAAATAGCACAGCCTATATTAAGAGATTTTTTCGGTAAACTGGACAGATACCCTATAAAAGATGCAGAATATCAGCTTACTATAGCAAAATTAAAAAGAATAATAGACGACAACAGCGTATTAACATCTTATCAGAAAATTTATTATCAATGGATAATGGCAAGAAAATTAATAGCTTTGTATGATGAAATGATAAGAGAAGCTAGAACATTTGAAAATCAAGTTTATAAAAGATATACAAGCGGTGTTATAGATAATGACTCATATCAGAATGCAAAAAGACAAACTCTAAAATATATAGAGGCAAAAGACAAATCAGAATTAATGTTAAAAAAGATAATTAGAAATATTCAATTCTTTATACCGGAAGAAAATATTATACCAAATGAAGATGATTGGACTCAAACACTTGATACTTCAATAAATGCTAAAATAGATATAGTACCATTTTTAGAAAGTGCTCAAGGTCAAATGGCTTATCAATTAAAATTGAGAAGTGAATATGCTTTATCAATAATGAAAAATAATGCATTGCCTGATTTATCTATAGTAGGAAGCGTATCATTATCAAGTTTAGATGACAGCGGATATTTTAAATCTTTTTCTAGTATGACTAATGTTGATTATTTTGTAGGGCTTATGTTTTCCTACCCTATAGGCGGACGTGATGCTAAAGCTAAAATGGAAGATGCCTATGCTGCTTTGAATGCAGTTACTGCTGATTTTGACAGAGTTAATAGGGATTTTGATGTTCAAATAGGAACTTATTATGATGAGTTTGAGGCATACAAAAAAATGCTTGAGAATAAAAAATTAGAAGTAAATGCAATAGTATCAAGAATAAGAACACAGAATACAAAATTCAGACAGGGACGACTCCCTATAGATGAAATAATAAATGCAAGGCTTGATTTAGCACAGGCAAGAGCGGAACTCCTTAATTTGGAATATATGATAATAAGTACTGTTATGGATTATAATTCTCTAGTACTTCTAAGTAATTAA
- a CDS encoding nuclease-related domain-containing protein, with protein sequence MGLLNDFTKKLIPNFLYTDSLRGKVGEFEVDNALNPLFFGKAEHRQINNLVIIDDNGKSHQIDHIEIRANGIFCIETKNYSGLIFGNENQEKWTQCLRHGKKNYFYNPLKQNKSHIFHLKKLLDNKYNVYSLIVFTQNNADKININNVINLCDLKNYLNNFNEGNNYTTDEMNDIYKKLISNHNNISNSKHIKNINDTKQEISNGICPRCKGKLILREGKYGQFYGCSNYPNCKFTIKK encoded by the coding sequence ATGGGATTATTAAATGATTTCACTAAAAAACTTATTCCTAATTTTTTATATACTGATTCACTTAGAGGAAAAGTAGGAGAATTTGAAGTAGATAATGCTTTAAATCCATTATTTTTTGGTAAAGCAGAACATAGGCAAATAAATAACTTAGTAATAATTGATGATAATGGAAAAAGTCATCAAATAGATCATATAGAAATAAGAGCAAATGGTATATTTTGCATAGAAACTAAAAATTACAGCGGACTTATATTTGGCAATGAAAATCAGGAAAAATGGACTCAATGTTTAAGACATGGTAAAAAGAACTATTTTTATAATCCTTTAAAACAAAATAAATCTCATATATTTCATTTAAAAAAATTATTGGATAATAAATATAATGTTTATTCATTAATTGTATTTACTCAAAATAATGCTGATAAAATAAATATAAATAATGTAATTAATTTATGCGATTTAAAAAATTATTTAAATAATTTTAATGAAGGAAACAATTATACTACTGATGAAATGAATGATATTTATAAGAAATTAATATCAAATCATAATAATATTTCAAATTCAAAACATATAAAAAATATAAATGATACTAAGCAAGAAATAAGTAATGGTATATGTCCGAGATGCAAAGGAAAATTAATTTTAAGAGAAGGAAAATACGGACAATTTTACGGATGCAGTAATTATCCAAATTGTAAATTCACAATAAAAAAATAA